A window of Actinobacillus suis ATCC 33415 contains these coding sequences:
- the seqA gene encoding replication initiation negative regulator SeqA, with the protein MKTIEVDDELYHYIASRTQAIGESASDILRRLLRLPSSPQPFVLVQQNTIDELKELAKPKAKAKKEELIEKAVQKVEKVLKSDSFINENKNVTRFLMLLSALHHANAQGFAQATEVVTGTERTYFGTSEAALLSHGSSVKAKQIPDSPFWVVTNNNTARKGLILTGVMESMELPKHLIERIRILFS; encoded by the coding sequence ATGAAAACGATCGAAGTCGATGATGAATTATATCATTACATTGCCAGCAGAACCCAAGCAATTGGCGAAAGTGCGTCAGATATTTTACGTCGTCTGTTGCGTTTACCTTCATCACCACAACCTTTTGTACTGGTTCAACAAAATACGATTGATGAACTGAAAGAATTAGCGAAACCAAAAGCAAAGGCTAAAAAGGAAGAGCTAATTGAAAAAGCAGTACAAAAAGTTGAGAAAGTTTTGAAATCAGATTCGTTTATTAACGAAAACAAAAATGTTACACGCTTTTTAATGTTACTTTCGGCGTTACATCATGCAAATGCACAAGGTTTTGCTCAAGCAACTGAAGTGGTGACGGGGACGGAACGCACTTATTTCGGCACAAGTGAAGCGGCATTATTAAGCCATGGTAGCAGCGTAAAAGCGAAACAGATTCCGGATTCGCCATTTTGGGTGGTGACGAATAATAATACCGCACGTAAAGGCTTGATTCTTACCGGTGTAATGGAATCTATGGAGTTGCCAAAACACTTAATTGAACGTATTCGTATCTTATTTTCTTAA
- the menE gene encoding o-succinylbenzoate--CoA ligase, translated as MVNFSFFPTAYWAVNAAQRQAIVWEKGNTDYFPFLSSSLNWAEFHRLVSQTTDLLASQGVRTKQIIAYSGTHRLIGLLCYCAAIAMGARILMLNPALSESQRQTILAEYSIDILITDQHFANFQQNQTAYPFSNWDATEPATLTLTSGSSGIPKAVVHSVQNHLENAEGVCELMQFCQTNSWLLSLPLFHVSGQGIVWRWLAQGATLVVNEQKDHFFACLDRVSHASLVPTQLQRYLQTRTDKITEAKKFLLGGTAIPKALVAQAQQRGITCYSGYGMTEMASTICAVENELDNVGYPLKGREVKLVNDEIWVRGSGLALGYLQKNGEIRPLVNEEGWLLTKDRGEWDSAAKLVVKGRLDNMFISGGENIQPEDVEKVIYQSGLVNQVFILPVEDAEFGQRPVAVVQFISPDFAKNCENLTAWLGDKLEKFKQPIAYYPLERVQPPTQGGIKISRVQLQNALTQLLGKYHDQTSV; from the coding sequence ATGGTAAATTTTTCCTTTTTCCCGACCGCTTATTGGGCAGTGAATGCTGCGCAGAGGCAAGCTATTGTGTGGGAAAAGGGAAATACCGATTATTTTCCCTTTCTTTCTTCTTCACTTAATTGGGCGGAATTTCATCGTTTAGTTTCGCAAACGACTGATTTACTTGCTTCTCAAGGCGTGAGAACTAAGCAAATAATTGCTTATTCCGGCACGCATCGGTTAATCGGATTGCTTTGTTATTGTGCAGCGATTGCAATGGGCGCACGTATTTTGATGTTAAATCCGGCATTAAGTGAAAGTCAGCGCCAAACGATCCTTGCAGAATATTCGATTGATATTTTGATTACCGATCAACACTTTGCAAATTTTCAGCAAAATCAGACCGCTTATCCGTTTTCGAATTGGGATGCAACTGAGCCGGCGACGCTTACGCTAACTTCAGGTTCTTCTGGAATACCGAAGGCGGTAGTTCATTCTGTACAAAACCATTTAGAAAATGCTGAAGGTGTGTGTGAATTAATGCAATTTTGCCAAACCAATTCTTGGTTACTAAGTTTGCCGTTGTTTCATGTGTCCGGTCAGGGTATTGTCTGGCGATGGTTGGCGCAAGGGGCAACCTTGGTCGTGAATGAGCAGAAAGATCATTTTTTTGCTTGTTTGGATCGTGTTTCGCACGCCTCATTAGTGCCGACCCAGTTACAGCGTTATTTACAAACTAGAACAGACAAAATCACCGAGGCAAAGAAATTCTTATTAGGTGGTACTGCGATTCCCAAAGCATTGGTAGCGCAAGCGCAGCAGCGAGGCATTACGTGTTATTCCGGCTATGGAATGACGGAAATGGCATCTACTATTTGTGCGGTTGAAAATGAATTGGATAATGTCGGTTATCCACTTAAAGGGCGGGAAGTTAAATTAGTTAACGATGAAATTTGGGTTCGAGGTAGTGGTTTAGCACTCGGTTATTTGCAAAAAAATGGTGAAATTAGACCGCTTGTCAATGAGGAAGGGTGGCTACTCACCAAAGATCGGGGCGAATGGGACTCTGCCGCTAAATTAGTGGTGAAAGGGCGATTGGATAATATGTTTATTTCCGGTGGTGAAAATATTCAGCCGGAGGATGTCGAAAAAGTCATCTATCAATCCGGTTTGGTGAATCAAGTCTTTATTTTACCTGTCGAAGATGCGGAATTTGGTCAACGACCTGTCGCAGTGGTGCAATTTATTTCACCTGATTTTGCAAAAAATTGTGAAAATTTAACCGCTTGGCTTGGCGATAAGCTCGAAAAATTTAAACAACCTATCGCTTATTATCCGCTTGAGCGTGTGCAGCCTCCTACACAAGGCGGCATAAAAATTTCACGTGTACAACTACAAAACGCATTAACTCAATTATTAGGAAAATATCATGATCAAACGTCTGTTTAA
- the mscK gene encoding mechanosensitive channel MscK, which produces MIKRLFNPFLFSLTLVLSSHALWAAELPTEKDIQIQIDETKKLEQNEVNKSLIKSLEDTQALLAQITQQKSDNSALEKEIKGAQAALQVSKTDIAKLQHTPQVTLESLAKYSLDELQKRLAAAQSSSQTVQQDLTTINGKLVAQNSAPTKAQTVLTTNATRKQEISTLLGNVNTSQTERSKLETELALLDLQNAYNQLLLRGSDELAALYNSQLEEKKLVQQNIQNELSQLQNAINAKLVEESKNKVEQAAQSQQEGTTSNTNPLIIKQLDLNTRISEELLKQTTDLTQLSQDNLRIKGVLDNLQQTQRNIEEQISSLQGTLVLSRIINKQKQSLPQDQMVKGLSKQIADLRVRVFDLTEFKDSISDPNVYIAKLEKDEKTELTAKEKDQLKNILAERSKILAEMIKSLNNQLNLSINIELNQQQVQTISDTLQKKLEQQSFWVKSNSPIDLDWFKSFLAVASFQLNDLAKKFDFSNWKDNIIPASIFEILLALGVFIISRRKEQIKQRLTQINNSMKTVATDSQWNTPLAIFWTLILCLPSTFIFLMVFILITYICFQDPTEVWPWGLRMSGYWLYFAFMVAMLRPNGIGYRHFNMPQKSNAVFRDILKRSVWVIGLMLNTAVFSNINEMGIAYDVLGQVFTIIVLISIIFIVAPGFRQAISTYQNVATDEESPRNLLLNIARTVLFLAPIALVVLIGLGYYYTSLIIIEHLVSTYFAVITWIILRNVFYRTFNVASRRLAFRRLQEKREQALAKVTNTEQQIVQSEGDISFELHDDTLAVSEIKDQMLKLTDLLLWASLFGLLYWVWSDLVTVAYYLNGVTLWQQATDTATGVVMESITLLNLLVAFGILFVTYVLIRNLSGLLEALVFSNLKLSQGTPYTVTTLLTYLLIVLGATLAFATLGMSWSKLQWLFTALSVGLGFGMQEIFANFVSGIIILFERPVRIGDMITIGTFNGTVSKIRIRATTLIDNDSKEVIVPNKAFITERIVNWALTTSMTRLVISVGVAYGSDLDLVKRLLLQAAEENPSVLKDPAPVAYFLAFGASTLDHELRVHVGQISDRMRTVDELNRRINQLFAEHNIEIAFNQLDIFIKNQATNEEVKWATEKFNDKN; this is translated from the coding sequence ATGATCAAACGTCTGTTTAACCCTTTCTTATTTAGCCTGACTTTGGTGCTTAGTAGTCATGCGCTTTGGGCTGCAGAATTACCGACGGAAAAAGATATCCAAATCCAAATCGATGAGACGAAAAAACTTGAACAGAATGAAGTCAATAAGTCTTTAATCAAAAGCTTGGAAGATACACAAGCGCTTTTAGCACAAATCACACAACAAAAAAGTGATAATTCCGCATTAGAAAAAGAGATTAAAGGTGCTCAGGCGGCGTTACAAGTCAGTAAAACGGATATTGCTAAATTACAGCATACACCTCAAGTTACATTAGAGTCACTGGCTAAATATTCACTTGATGAGCTGCAAAAACGTCTTGCTGCCGCTCAGTCAAGTAGCCAAACAGTACAACAAGATCTAACTACCATTAACGGCAAATTAGTGGCGCAAAACTCTGCGCCAACCAAAGCACAAACGGTGTTAACGACTAACGCAACTCGTAAGCAAGAAATTAGTACTTTGCTCGGTAATGTAAATACCTCACAAACGGAGAGATCCAAATTAGAAACCGAATTAGCGTTACTTGATCTGCAAAATGCCTACAACCAGCTGTTGCTGCGTGGCAGTGATGAATTGGCGGCACTCTATAATAGCCAGTTAGAAGAGAAGAAGTTAGTACAACAAAATATACAAAATGAGTTGAGTCAGCTGCAAAATGCAATTAATGCTAAATTAGTAGAAGAATCTAAAAACAAGGTGGAGCAGGCGGCACAATCACAGCAAGAAGGTACAACTTCAAATACAAATCCGCTTATTATTAAGCAATTAGATCTTAATACGCGTATTAGTGAAGAATTACTGAAGCAAACAACAGATCTCACCCAGCTATCACAGGATAATCTGCGGATTAAAGGCGTGCTTGATAATTTGCAACAAACGCAGCGTAATATCGAAGAACAAATTAGTTCTTTGCAAGGGACGCTGGTGCTTTCTCGTATTATCAATAAACAAAAACAGTCATTACCTCAAGATCAGATGGTGAAGGGCTTATCTAAGCAAATTGCCGATTTAAGGGTGCGTGTTTTTGATCTTACCGAATTTAAAGACAGTATCTCTGATCCGAACGTCTATATTGCGAAATTAGAGAAAGATGAAAAAACCGAACTGACGGCTAAAGAGAAAGACCAACTCAAAAATATCTTGGCGGAGCGTTCAAAAATCTTAGCTGAAATGATAAAGTCTCTGAATAATCAGCTTAATTTATCGATCAATATCGAATTAAATCAGCAACAGGTTCAAACGATTAGTGATACGCTACAAAAGAAATTAGAGCAACAAAGTTTTTGGGTAAAAAGTAATAGCCCGATTGATTTGGATTGGTTTAAGAGCTTTTTAGCGGTAGCAAGTTTTCAGTTAAACGATCTAGCTAAAAAATTCGATTTTTCCAATTGGAAAGACAATATTATTCCTGCAAGTATCTTTGAGATTTTACTTGCACTAGGCGTATTTATTATTTCTCGCCGCAAAGAGCAAATCAAACAGCGCCTAACCCAAATTAATAACAGCATGAAAACGGTGGCAACAGATAGTCAGTGGAATACGCCGCTTGCGATTTTTTGGACCTTGATTCTCTGTTTACCAAGTACCTTTATCTTTTTGATGGTATTTATTTTAATCACCTACATTTGTTTCCAAGATCCGACAGAAGTATGGCCTTGGGGATTAAGAATGTCCGGGTATTGGCTCTATTTTGCATTTATGGTAGCGATGCTGCGCCCAAATGGGATTGGCTATCGACATTTCAATATGCCGCAAAAAAGTAATGCTGTGTTCCGTGATATTTTAAAACGTTCGGTTTGGGTAATCGGTTTAATGTTAAATACAGCGGTATTTAGCAATATTAACGAAATGGGAATTGCCTATGATGTGCTTGGGCAAGTATTTACCATTATAGTGTTAATCAGCATTATTTTTATTGTTGCACCGGGGTTTAGACAGGCGATATCAACTTATCAAAATGTTGCGACCGATGAAGAAAGCCCTCGTAATCTATTATTAAATATTGCTCGTACGGTGTTATTTTTAGCACCAATTGCATTAGTGGTGTTAATCGGTTTAGGTTACTACTATACCTCCTTAATTATTATAGAACATTTAGTATCCACTTATTTTGCAGTCATTACTTGGATTATTCTGCGTAATGTGTTCTACCGTACGTTTAATGTGGCATCGCGTCGTTTAGCTTTCCGTCGTTTACAAGAAAAACGAGAACAAGCATTAGCGAAGGTAACGAATACTGAGCAGCAAATTGTACAATCTGAAGGTGATATTTCATTTGAATTACACGATGACACGTTAGCTGTAAGTGAAATTAAAGACCAAATGTTGAAGCTGACCGATCTTTTACTCTGGGCATCGTTGTTCGGATTACTGTATTGGGTTTGGTCGGATTTAGTCACCGTAGCTTATTATTTAAACGGTGTGACACTTTGGCAGCAAGCAACCGATACGGCTACAGGTGTAGTAATGGAATCGATTACATTACTAAATCTGTTAGTGGCATTCGGTATTCTGTTTGTGACTTACGTGTTAATTCGTAACTTGAGCGGTTTATTAGAGGCTTTAGTGTTTTCTAATTTAAAGCTTTCGCAAGGGACACCTTATACGGTCACAACATTATTAACTTATTTATTGATTGTACTTGGTGCGACACTTGCGTTTGCAACGTTGGGAATGTCATGGTCTAAATTGCAATGGTTATTTACCGCATTATCGGTTGGTTTAGGCTTTGGTATGCAAGAAATCTTTGCAAACTTTGTATCGGGGATCATTATTTTGTTTGAACGTCCGGTACGTATTGGCGATATGATTACTATTGGCACGTTTAACGGTACGGTTTCTAAGATCCGTATTCGTGCAACGACATTAATTGATAATGATAGTAAAGAGGTTATCGTACCGAACAAGGCATTTATTACCGAGCGTATAGTTAACTGGGCGTTGACCACCTCTATGACACGTTTAGTGATTAGTGTGGGGGTTGCGTATGGTTCGGATCTGGATTTAGTTAAGCGCTTGTTATTACAAGCGGCGGAAGAGAATCCAAGTGTACTGAAAGATCCTGCTCCGGTGGCTTATTTCTTAGCGTTTGGTGCGAGTACATTAGATCATGAATTACGAGTACACGTTGGACAGATTTCAGATAGGATGCGCACGGTTGACGAATTAAATCGACGCATCAATCAATTGTTTGCTGAGCATAATATTGAAATTGCCTTTAATCAATTGGATATCTTTATTAAAAATCAAGCGACTAATGAAGAAGTGAAATGGGCAACGGAAAAATTTAACGATAAGAATTAG
- the mscK gene encoding mechanosensitive channel MscK, translated as MMFKKAWQLVLLGGLFPPFLWAETQQQAVEASVRNQISALQTGTLDTEPSSADSQTLSATLQFIEQTKKQKSDLVALEKQIQKLPQELLEIEARIKDYKDATDSLKNSEFNGLSLDKLSQKQVEIQAQLQAVQVTLSELDSRISNGRNLLLNNQKTTEENVVRAQEITRLKNNNQASKPMMDRWNAELDYIDANNKFNALLTTNAEKLIELDEEKRSEATAQQQLLQKQLAILQDALNAKRLQESEQKALQVESQQVTSGIQNFLIQDELEHNRELSQFWVRQTQALNALSQDDLRTKNVLEGLAQAQRNIEEQISALQGTLVLSKVINQQMQALPTAKLNNDLATSIANVRVHIFEYSQQRDQLYNLDEYVRNITLALEEPLTYEENLALTKLLKERQKLLDDIIKSLNSQLNVSINIENNQKQIDAISSTLQRKLQQQSFWVNSNNPMGLDWIKAFPKLAFSEIAELTKYMSFSNVSKNLLPTALFTGFFLLISFLLNWKKKAIKDRLSRIASQVNTLKNDSHWYTPEAMFWTLLLALPSTLMFFTTYNLIAFLFFDDPISAWRWGVRLTLYWWFFATALSLLRPNGLAYRHFGMPQESNRIFQRIIKQSIWIIGLLLISSIPSQIEMIGYPNDVIGQVMSIVALALCLFVVRPLLDRGITEYQNAKTEDGTIRNVSLFKLLRLVLIVVPISLIVLIVFGYYYTAIYLITHLLNSYFVILIWVFGRYFAYRAVTISARRLAYRRLQEKRQKIREQAAEPPNKDEIKEEESIKLSVVNQQIFRITDLIGWVVLFGLLYVVWSDLISIAYYLDGVILFESNDGDKVEAITLLNLMRAFLYVIVTYALVKNIAGILEVILFSRIKLSKGTPQTITTVFIYTIVVIGGVSAFSALGISWTKIQWIFTALSVGLGFGVREIFGSVVSGSILLFERPIRVGDKVTVGQHTGIITKIRLRSTTLLNSDNMEVVLPNQAFVTDRFINWTLNNTITRVQFFLNVHLDDNLQKARELILQAIAEAPKVVAEPKPAINILRFHDNALEHEIEVFVGELGDRSETLTFLHYRITELLKQNQIRFAFKQLDVNMHTAIEEQQAVKFSENLAK; from the coding sequence ATGATGTTTAAGAAAGCCTGGCAATTAGTATTACTTGGAGGTCTGTTTCCGCCTTTCCTTTGGGCGGAAACCCAGCAACAAGCGGTTGAAGCAAGCGTCCGTAATCAAATTAGTGCGTTGCAAACCGGTACGCTTGATACGGAACCTAGTTCTGCCGACTCGCAAACGTTAAGTGCAACATTGCAGTTTATTGAGCAGACTAAAAAGCAAAAAAGTGATTTAGTTGCGTTGGAAAAACAAATCCAAAAACTTCCCCAAGAGTTATTGGAAATTGAAGCTCGTATCAAAGATTATAAAGATGCCACGGACTCATTAAAAAATAGTGAGTTCAACGGGTTGTCTTTGGATAAATTAAGCCAAAAGCAGGTGGAGATTCAGGCACAACTACAAGCGGTACAAGTGACATTGAGTGAATTGGATAGTCGTATATCTAATGGGCGTAATCTTTTGTTGAATAATCAAAAGACCACTGAAGAAAATGTAGTGAGAGCGCAGGAAATCACTCGCTTAAAAAATAATAATCAAGCGAGCAAGCCTATGATGGATAGATGGAACGCTGAGCTTGATTATATTGATGCAAATAATAAATTTAATGCACTACTCACAACTAATGCGGAAAAACTGATTGAATTAGATGAGGAGAAAAGAAGTGAAGCGACTGCTCAGCAGCAACTTCTACAGAAGCAATTGGCCATTTTGCAAGATGCCTTAAATGCTAAGCGGTTACAAGAGTCAGAGCAAAAAGCATTACAAGTTGAAAGCCAACAGGTTACGAGTGGTATTCAAAATTTCTTAATTCAAGATGAATTGGAGCATAACCGAGAATTAAGTCAATTCTGGGTTAGACAGACACAAGCGTTAAATGCGTTATCGCAAGATGATTTGCGCACAAAAAATGTATTGGAAGGCTTGGCACAAGCGCAGCGTAATATTGAAGAGCAGATTAGTGCATTGCAAGGTACATTAGTGCTTTCTAAGGTGATTAATCAGCAAATGCAGGCATTGCCGACAGCGAAATTGAATAATGACTTAGCTACCTCAATTGCGAATGTGCGTGTGCATATTTTTGAATATTCGCAGCAACGAGATCAACTATATAATCTTGATGAGTATGTGCGAAATATTACATTAGCGCTTGAAGAGCCGCTGACTTATGAAGAAAACTTGGCGTTGACTAAGCTATTGAAAGAACGCCAAAAATTGCTTGATGATATTATTAAGTCATTAAACAGCCAGCTAAACGTTTCCATTAATATCGAAAATAACCAAAAACAAATTGATGCGATTAGCAGTACACTACAACGTAAATTGCAGCAACAAAGTTTCTGGGTAAACAGTAATAATCCGATGGGTTTGGATTGGATTAAGGCTTTCCCTAAATTAGCGTTTTCTGAGATTGCGGAATTAACGAAGTATATGAGCTTCAGTAATGTCAGTAAGAATTTGTTACCTACGGCATTATTTACCGGTTTCTTTTTATTAATTTCGTTTTTACTGAATTGGAAAAAAAAGGCGATAAAAGACCGCTTGTCTAGGATTGCAAGTCAAGTCAACACATTAAAAAACGATAGTCATTGGTATACACCGGAAGCAATGTTTTGGACATTGTTGCTTGCGCTACCAAGCACCTTAATGTTTTTTACTACTTATAACCTTATCGCTTTTTTATTCTTTGATGATCCGATTTCCGCATGGCGTTGGGGCGTGCGTTTAACTTTATATTGGTGGTTCTTTGCAACGGCTTTATCGCTATTACGCCCGAATGGACTGGCTTATCGCCATTTCGGTATGCCGCAAGAAAGTAACCGCATTTTCCAACGTATTATCAAACAGTCTATTTGGATTATCGGCTTATTATTGATCTCTTCGATTCCGTCTCAAATTGAGATGATCGGCTATCCAAACGATGTGATTGGGCAGGTAATGTCTATTGTTGCGCTTGCACTATGTCTGTTTGTGGTGCGTCCATTATTGGATAGAGGGATTACCGAATACCAGAATGCAAAAACCGAAGACGGTACCATTCGCAATGTGAGCTTATTTAAGCTATTGCGCTTGGTATTAATTGTTGTACCGATCTCATTAATTGTGTTGATTGTATTCGGTTATTACTATACGGCGATTTATCTGATTACGCATTTACTGAATAGCTACTTTGTGATTCTGATTTGGGTATTCGGACGTTATTTTGCTTATCGTGCGGTAACTATTTCGGCACGTCGTTTAGCTTATCGTCGTTTGCAAGAAAAACGACAAAAGATCCGAGAACAAGCGGCGGAACCGCCGAATAAGGATGAAATAAAAGAAGAAGAGTCGATAAAACTTTCGGTGGTTAACCAACAAATTTTCCGTATTACCGATCTTATTGGCTGGGTGGTTTTATTTGGTTTACTCTATGTAGTTTGGTCGGACTTAATCAGTATCGCATATTATTTAGATGGTGTAATTTTATTCGAAAGTAATGATGGTGATAAAGTTGAGGCAATTACTTTATTAAACCTCATGCGAGCTTTCTTGTATGTGATAGTGACTTATGCTTTGGTTAAAAATATTGCCGGTATTTTAGAGGTGATTCTATTCTCACGGATCAAATTATCTAAAGGTACACCACAAACGATTACTACCGTCTTTATTTATACGATTGTGGTTATCGGTGGGGTATCGGCGTTCTCTGCGTTAGGTATTTCGTGGACGAAAATTCAATGGATTTTTACGGCGCTATCCGTGGGGCTTGGTTTTGGGGTTCGTGAAATTTTCGGTAGTGTGGTATCAGGTTCGATTTTATTATTTGAACGTCCGATTCGTGTCGGTGATAAAGTCACTGTTGGACAGCACACAGGCATTATTACCAAAATTCGTTTGCGTTCAACCACATTACTCAATTCGGATAATATGGAAGTAGTATTGCCGAATCAGGCATTTGTCACAGATCGTTTTATTAACTGGACATTAAATAATACGATTACTCGTGTACAATTCTTTCTAAATGTACACTTAGACGACAATCTGCAAAAAGCAAGGGAATTAATCTTGCAAGCAATTGCAGAAGCCCCTAAAGTAGTGGCTGAACCCAAACCGGCAATCAATATTCTACGTTTTCACGATAATGCGCTAGAGCATGAAATCGAAGTGTTTGTAGGAGAATTAGGTGACCGCTCGGAAACTTTAACTTTCTTACATTATCGGATTACCGAATTATTAAAACAAAATCAAATTCGATTCGCTTTCAAACAGTTGGATGTCAATATGCATACGGCAATAGAAGAACAACAAGCGGTCAAATTTAGTGAAAATTTAGCAAAATAA
- the aroC gene encoding chorismate synthase, giving the protein MAGNSIGQLFKVTTFGESHGIALGCIVDGVPPNMELSEADIQPDLDRRKPGTSRYTTPRREDDEVQILSGVFEGKTTGTSIGLIIKNGDQRSKDYGDIADKFRPGHADYTYQQKYGIRDYRGGGRSSARETAMRVAAGAIAKKYLREQFGIEVRGYLSQIGNIKINPETVADISKIDWQQVTSNPFFCPDPVAVEGFDELIRDLKKDGDSIGAKLTVVAENVPVGLGEPVFDRLDADLAHALMSINAVKAVEIGDGFAVVEQRGSEHRDEMTPEGFVSNHAGGILGGISSGQPIIAHIALKPTSSIMVPGRSVNLNNEQVELVTKGRHDPCVGIRAVPIAEAMTAIILLDHLLRFKAQCR; this is encoded by the coding sequence ATGGCAGGCAACAGCATTGGACAATTATTTAAAGTAACCACATTCGGCGAATCGCATGGTATTGCATTAGGTTGTATCGTGGATGGCGTTCCGCCCAATATGGAACTGTCGGAGGCGGATATTCAGCCCGACTTAGATCGCCGTAAACCGGGGACTTCACGTTATACCACACCTCGTAGAGAGGATGATGAAGTCCAAATTCTGTCCGGTGTGTTTGAAGGCAAAACAACCGGTACTAGCATTGGTTTAATCATTAAGAACGGTGATCAACGCTCGAAAGATTACGGTGATATTGCTGATAAATTCCGTCCGGGACATGCGGATTATACCTATCAGCAAAAATACGGCATTCGTGATTATCGTGGTGGTGGCCGTTCTTCAGCGCGTGAAACGGCAATGCGTGTTGCAGCCGGTGCGATTGCAAAAAAATATTTACGTGAGCAATTCGGCATTGAAGTGCGTGGTTATTTATCACAAATTGGAAATATAAAAATCAATCCGGAAACTGTGGCGGATATCAGTAAAATCGACTGGCAACAAGTGACAAGTAATCCGTTTTTCTGTCCGGATCCGGTTGCTGTGGAAGGCTTTGACGAGTTGATTCGTGACTTGAAAAAAGACGGCGATTCTATCGGTGCAAAATTGACTGTGGTGGCAGAAAATGTACCGGTCGGATTGGGGGAGCCAGTGTTTGACCGCTTAGATGCGGATCTTGCGCATGCGTTGATGTCAATTAATGCGGTAAAAGCGGTTGAAATTGGTGACGGTTTTGCCGTTGTTGAGCAACGCGGTAGTGAGCATCGAGATGAAATGACACCGGAAGGTTTTGTCTCAAATCATGCCGGCGGCATTTTGGGCGGGATCAGCTCCGGCCAACCGATTATTGCACATATCGCATTAAAACCGACATCCAGTATTATGGTACCGGGACGCTCGGTGAATTTAAATAATGAACAAGTCGAACTGGTTACCAAAGGACGCCATGATCCTTGCGTTGGTATTCGTGCAGTGCCGATTGCCGAGGCGATGACAGCGATTATTTTATTGGATCATTTACTTAGATTTAAGGCACAATGCCGTTAA
- the mepA gene encoding penicillin-insensitive murein endopeptidase: MKKFKTVLLSGLLSLAASTQATLWEQIRTPVAGQPQAIGGYSNGCIIGAQPLALKGEGYQVIRSARNRFYGHPDLLSFLQRLAKNTKNAGLPPILIGDMGMPAGGRFSSGHASHQTGLDADIWFRFGPMDAETAKNPAGLATLMVNRDAQVVDERVWTSQHAMMVKLAAQDTRVDRIFVNPAIKVKLCNTAGSDRNWLRKVRPWYGHDSHMHVRLSCPQNAPNCENQAPIPAGDGCGSELYSWFEPAPAGSTASKPKVLPTPPVQCQMILSSQGLN; the protein is encoded by the coding sequence ATGAAAAAATTTAAAACTGTTTTGTTATCAGGGCTCCTTAGTTTAGCTGCTTCAACTCAGGCGACTCTTTGGGAGCAAATTCGTACACCGGTTGCCGGACAGCCTCAAGCGATTGGTGGTTATAGCAATGGGTGTATTATCGGTGCGCAGCCGTTAGCATTAAAAGGCGAAGGCTATCAAGTCATTCGCTCGGCACGTAACCGTTTTTACGGACATCCTGACCTACTATCATTTTTACAACGTTTAGCTAAAAATACGAAGAACGCAGGTTTACCTCCGATCTTAATCGGCGATATGGGAATGCCAGCGGGCGGACGTTTTTCTTCCGGTCATGCCAGTCACCAAACCGGCTTAGATGCGGATATTTGGTTTAGATTTGGTCCAATGGATGCAGAAACGGCGAAGAATCCGGCAGGTTTAGCAACATTAATGGTAAATCGTGATGCGCAGGTAGTTGATGAGCGAGTATGGACATCACAACACGCAATGATGGTGAAATTAGCGGCGCAAGATACTCGTGTGGATAGAATCTTTGTTAACCCGGCGATTAAAGTGAAATTATGCAATACCGCCGGTTCAGACAGAAATTGGTTACGCAAAGTGCGCCCTTGGTACGGACACGATTCGCATATGCACGTGCGTTTAAGTTGTCCGCAAAATGCGCCGAATTGTGAAAACCAAGCTCCAATTCCGGCAGGCGATGGTTGTGGTTCAGAGCTTTATTCTTGGTTTGAGCCGGCACCGGCAGGTTCAACCGCATCCAAACCAAAAGTGTTACCGACACCTCCGGTTCAATGCCAGATGATTCTTTCATCGCAAGGACTTAATTAA